The following are encoded together in the Ranitomeya imitator isolate aRanImi1 chromosome 4, aRanImi1.pri, whole genome shotgun sequence genome:
- the SPMIP1 gene encoding protein SPMIP1: protein MAREFNLTTQKQEFIKESNLKEIQTRMNWWRKYRQNSQAVSPETSKMKAKVKDHLKLPTITHPSLQAKMEKKKQDQEPSNRQTDQMETSTTEYQMKPISGETRGLLYHGTSKEGKGRYHYLKIRNSLGPEEKYYYPLATSWVYGWHVGNLVDNGPQFRRCRIVSDTFYRKNGIPTQPKYTDMAL from the exons ATGGCTCGGGAATTCAATTTAACCACTCAGAAGCAAGAATTTATAAAAGAGTCTAACCTGAAAGAGATACAGACCCGCATGAACTGGTGGCGGAAATATAGACAGAACTCGCAGGCTGTGTCCCCTGAAACATCTAAGATGAAAGCCAAAGTGAAAGATCATTTAAAGCTGCCAACTATTACTCATCCAAGTCTTCAGGCAAAGATGGAAAAGAAAAAACAAGATCAGGAGCCATCAAACAGACAGACTGATCAAATGGAAACTAGTACAACAGAATACCAGATGAAACCCATCAGTGGTGAAACTCGAGGTCTGCTCTACCATGGCACATCCAAGGAGGGAAAAGGGAGGTACCACTACCTAAAAATAAGGAATAGCCTTGGACCGGAGGAGAAATACTACTACCCTTTAGCTACAAGTTGGGTCTATGGATGGCATGTAG GTAATCTTGTAGACAACGGTCCCCAATTTCGACGTTGTCGCATTGTGAGTGACACCTTCTACAGGAAGAATGGAATACCCACTCAGCCAAAATATACAGACATGGCCTTGTAG